Genomic window (Terriglobales bacterium):
GGCGACAACGCCCTCGCCATAGTGCCCGTGCAGAGAATCAAGGTCGAGCCCCGGAGCGAGGCGGAAGGCAGCAGCCCTCCAGCCACTCCAGCGAGCGGTCACGACTGATCGGTAATGCTTAACGTGCAAATCGAACCCCGCCGGATCTTCCTCCCAGGTTTCCAAACCTAAGGGCACATAGGAGTGTCGATTCTCCTTGAAATCCATATAAGTATATGATAATATTACAATTAGTGAAGAATAGCATCGAGCTCGGTGCGGTTATCATGTTGCTCTTGAGCGTGATAGCCATCTTCGTCTCTCCCGCGGTGGATCTCGAACCGACTGCCTTGAGAGCCCTGCAGTTGGCGAACGCACTGTTCGCCATTCTGGCTTTAGCTGGGACCATCCTTACGGGCCTTTTCAGTCGCGTGGTTTCGTCCTTCCCCAGGGTCATCGAACCGGTTTGTGCTTTGCTCCCCGCGCCAGAACTCGTCGACCTGAATTGCACGCGTCTTTGCTAGCAAGTCTCCCTTCCGCTGTCGTTGCCTAGAGTGAAGTCGAACCTTTCGCTTTAGCAGCCATGCCTTTCAACGGCTTTGGTTCTGAGCCCATGCACTGGATGGAGGACTCATGCCGCACCTTGAAGCACTAGATGTCTTCGAAACGACTCCCCACGAGGTCTCCGACTTCTTTGCGAGAGTCGCGCACGCCCCTTCTCGCGTACTTCTCTTGGACTACGATGGCACGCTGGCGCCATTCTCCGTAGATCGCCACCGCGCTGCTCCTTATCCTGCGATTCCGGCTCTGCTCGATCGGATCCGGAACTCTACGAATACTCGTCTCGTGGTAGTCACGGGTCGTCGCGCCTATGAGGCTGCGGTCCTCCTGGGCCTACGGAACATCGAGGTCTGGGGATGCCACGGTCTGTCCCGCCTTCACTCCGACGGCACGTACGAGCTGCCGTACTTGGATGAGGCTGCTGTGGGCCAGATCTCGGAGGCTAACAGAATGCTCCGCCAGCAGGGACTCTTTGACCTGCTGGAGTTCAAGCCTGGAGCGACTGCCATCCATTGGCGGGGCATGGATTCAGCCGCGACCCAAGTGGCCCAAGGTGTGGAAAAGGTGTGGTCGAGGCTGCGCAGCCACAAGGGGCTCCAGCTACTCAAGTTTGACGGCGGCATGGAGATCCGCGTCGCCGGTAGAAACAAGAGTGATGTGGTGCGTACGGTATTGGCAGAGATGGGAAGCAATTCGGCCGCCGCATACCTGGGCGACGACCACACCGACGAAGACGCCTTTGAGGCATTGCGCGGACACGGACTGAGCGTACTGGTGCGCCATGAATATCGTCCGACCATTGCCGATGCATGGATTCAGCCTCCCGATGGAGTCATCGCCTTCCTCGCCGACTGGGCCGACGCCTGCGGAGGTGCGTCATGACAATGAACAACGAGCGCATGGTAGTTGTTTCCAATCGTTTGCCCGTCGTAATCAATCGGACCCCGGACGGAGTCACAGTCGAGCCCGCCTCCGGGGGCTTGGTTACAGCGCTGCGACCCCTGCTCAACGATTGTGCCGGCGTCTGGATCGGCTGGACCGGCACGGACGCCTCGCCAGAGATCGATGGCGTTCTGGAAGCGCATTCCCAGCACAGCAACTTCGCGCTGAAGCCGGTCTTCATGACTCCCGAGGAGCGGTCCCGTTTCTACTGTGGCTTCTCCAATGAGGTCTTGTGGCCTTTGTTTCACGACCTGCAATCGCGGTGCAACTTCGATCCCTCGTATTGGGACACCTATCTCACTGTGAACTACCGATTCGCGGAAACAGCAGCCCGGGAAGCGCAGCCAGGCGATTTGGTCTGGGTGCATGACTATCACTTGATGTCTGTCGCCCTCGGCCTTCGCCGACTCGGAATCCAGGAACGACTCGCTTACTTCCATCACATTCCCTTCCCCGGCCCAGACATCTTCGAGAAGCTGCCTTGGAGGGAGGAGA
Coding sequences:
- the otsB gene encoding trehalose-phosphatase, producing MPHLEALDVFETTPHEVSDFFARVAHAPSRVLLLDYDGTLAPFSVDRHRAAPYPAIPALLDRIRNSTNTRLVVVTGRRAYEAAVLLGLRNIEVWGCHGLSRLHSDGTYELPYLDEAAVGQISEANRMLRQQGLFDLLEFKPGATAIHWRGMDSAATQVAQGVEKVWSRLRSHKGLQLLKFDGGMEIRVAGRNKSDVVRTVLAEMGSNSAAAYLGDDHTDEDAFEALRGHGLSVLVRHEYRPTIADAWIQPPDGVIAFLADWADACGGAS